One Mya arenaria isolate MELC-2E11 chromosome 5, ASM2691426v1 genomic window carries:
- the LOC128234265 gene encoding putative nuclease HARBI1: MAALFVNHRIVKEFRHTAHVQNMLDNEMYARYRYTNGGIDYLEDLLKESLERTTRRNRALTVRQMILITLRFFATGAFFNIIGDSMGYHKCTVSRVVAQVTEAICGHIHQFVMWPDANARAWNMTEFFKKAGFPNVVGCVDGTHIRIQAPSEDEPAFVNRKGFHSINMQAVCDIKGKFTSVNASWPGSCHDAHVFRTSGLAAKLTIEHVAFSDGVLLGDSGIISRRLYDVGHLGC; encoded by the exons atggcggctCTATTTGTAAATCATAGAATAGTGAAAGAATTTCGGCACACTGCACATGTACAGAATATGCTAGACAATGAGATGTATGCCAGATACAGATATACGAATGGTGGAATAGATTATCTAGAGGATTTGCTGAAGGAATCGCTGGAAAGAACGACAAGAAGAAACAGAGCACTTACTGTTAGACAGATGATTCTGATTACGTTGCGCTTCTTCGCCACAGGAgcattttttaacatcattgGTGATAGCATGGGCTACCACAAGTGCACTGTGTCACGTGTTGTAGCCCAAGTAACAGAAGCAATTTGTGGTCACATACATCAGTTTGTGATGTGGCCTGATGCCAATGCTCGAGCATGGAATATGACAGAATTTTTTAAGAAAGCTGGTTTCCCGAATGTTGTTGGATGTGTAGACGGAACACATATCCGAATCCAGGCGCCATCCGAAGACGAACCAGCCTTCGTGAATAGGAAAGGCTTCCATAGCATCAACATGCAGGCTGTATGTGACATCAAAG GAAAATTTACAAGTGTAAATGCAAGCTGGCCTGGGTCGTGCCACGACGCGCACGTCTTCAGAACGTCGGGATTGGCAGCCAAACTGACCATTGAACATGTGGCGTTTTCAGATGGTGTCCTTTTAGGAGACAGTGG tatcATAAGCAGAAGACTTTATGATGTCGGCCATCTTGGATGCTGA